In Rhodothermales bacterium, one genomic interval encodes:
- the recR gene encoding recombination protein RecR, translating to MAFTSESVEALVDQLSKLPTIGRKTAQRLAAYILKMSREDVVQIAEALVTVKDRVRFCSICFNATDHEPCAICESPKRDHSVICVVEEASDVSALERTNEFRGVYHVLGGAISPLDGIGPEDLRIRELVGRVQDFATSAHSSDSATSSLEVILAMNPNVEGDTTAYYLSQLVKPLGARVTRIARGLPIGGDLEYADEATLSRAMEDRLTMDTDA from the coding sequence ATGGCCTTTACTTCTGAATCCGTCGAAGCACTTGTTGATCAACTCAGCAAGCTTCCAACGATCGGTCGCAAGACTGCGCAGCGCCTGGCCGCCTACATCCTCAAGATGTCGAGGGAGGACGTCGTCCAGATTGCGGAGGCCCTCGTCACCGTCAAGGATCGTGTCCGATTCTGCAGTATCTGTTTTAATGCGACTGACCACGAACCGTGCGCCATCTGCGAGTCCCCCAAGCGCGACCACTCGGTCATTTGCGTAGTCGAGGAAGCCAGCGACGTGAGCGCTCTGGAGCGCACCAATGAGTTTCGCGGCGTCTACCACGTGCTGGGCGGCGCCATCTCGCCGCTGGATGGAATCGGACCGGAGGATCTGCGCATTCGCGAACTGGTTGGCCGTGTTCAGGACTTCGCTACTTCAGCCCATTCGAGCGACTCGGCCACGTCGAGCCTTGAAGTCATCCTGGCGATGAATCCGAATGTCGAGGGTGACACTACCGCGTACTATCTATCTCAACTGGTCAAGCCTCTCGGAGCGAGAGTCACTCGCATTGCGCGCGGTCTACCGATCGGTGGTGACCTCGAGTATGCCGACGAAGCAACCCTGTCGCGCGCGATGGAAGACAGGCTGACCATGGACACCGACGCCTGA
- a CDS encoding iron ABC transporter permease: MFLVGRRTSIVLFVFVLAVLAGYVFWPALEVFSQGLRPSLIGKIFSSWRSANVRALVNSVAISVYSVAGAGVVGTFLAYLFYRFDFPLRRFMMGVAVLPLALPPLVGVLAFLFLYGESGILPRTVQLLLGLDAVPFSFDGLWAVWLVHVYTMYVYFYLFVASALRSIDGGLLEASADLGAHGFRTFVRVILPQLRPSLIGASLLVFMISMASFTAPLLFAGNDPFLTLQIFNYKTNGNLDLSAAVSCVLTIICLIFLLAIELGGRKKLHRTASKGVASKPTPVGKGLTRIFLMSGVALFLTLILLPIATIVLISLAETGSWTLQVIPERYTFENYAKLFSEPQILKPILNSLRMAGVATAANIVFGVAAGLLISKVRLRGTTLLRILTALPFAIPGTVIAVNLILTFNTPSPLSAGQVLVGTFWILPLAYFIRNIPLIVRATTAALDGMDDSLVEASADLGARPRMTFRRVVLPLILPGVLAGTLLTFVAALGEFVSSIMLYVYSNRPISVEILAQLRLFDFGSAAAYSVLLMIMVVIASLSTRLLSRGRSQLGEAFL; the protein is encoded by the coding sequence ATGTTCTTAGTCGGGCGCAGAACATCGATCGTCCTGTTCGTGTTCGTTCTGGCGGTTCTCGCCGGGTATGTCTTCTGGCCTGCACTTGAGGTGTTTAGTCAGGGTCTCCGGCCTTCGCTGATCGGGAAAATCTTCTCGTCCTGGCGTTCGGCCAATGTCAGGGCTCTCGTAAACTCGGTCGCGATCTCGGTCTACTCGGTCGCGGGTGCAGGCGTAGTTGGCACTTTTCTGGCCTACCTGTTCTACCGATTCGACTTTCCGCTACGTCGCTTCATGATGGGCGTCGCCGTCCTTCCTCTTGCTCTCCCCCCTCTCGTTGGCGTCCTGGCGTTCCTCTTTCTCTATGGTGAAAGCGGGATTTTGCCACGTACCGTACAGCTGCTTCTGGGTCTCGACGCCGTCCCATTCTCATTCGACGGCCTCTGGGCCGTATGGCTTGTACATGTCTACACCATGTACGTCTACTTTTATCTGTTCGTGGCTTCCGCGTTGCGGAGCATCGATGGAGGATTACTTGAGGCGTCGGCCGATCTCGGCGCGCACGGATTCAGGACCTTTGTGCGCGTCATTCTTCCTCAGTTGCGGCCATCTCTGATCGGCGCCTCGCTGCTCGTATTCATGATCTCCATGGCCTCGTTTACGGCCCCCCTTCTCTTCGCAGGTAACGATCCGTTCCTGACGCTGCAGATCTTCAACTACAAGACGAACGGCAATCTCGACCTTTCCGCCGCAGTCTCCTGTGTCCTGACCATCATTTGTCTGATCTTCCTCCTGGCAATCGAGCTGGGCGGCCGAAAGAAACTCCACCGTACGGCGTCGAAGGGAGTGGCGTCGAAACCCACGCCTGTCGGAAAAGGCCTCACAAGGATATTTCTCATGTCAGGTGTGGCCCTGTTCCTGACCCTCATTCTGCTTCCGATCGCGACCATCGTACTGATCTCGCTCGCCGAAACGGGAAGCTGGACCCTTCAGGTCATACCCGAGCGCTACACGTTCGAGAATTATGCGAAGCTGTTCTCTGAACCGCAGATCTTGAAGCCGATTCTCAACAGCCTGAGGATGGCCGGTGTCGCGACCGCTGCCAACATCGTGTTCGGTGTGGCTGCCGGCCTGCTGATCTCCAAGGTCCGACTCAGGGGAACGACCCTGCTCCGAATTCTGACGGCCCTCCCGTTCGCCATCCCGGGAACAGTCATTGCCGTGAACCTGATACTTACGTTCAATACCCCCTCTCCTCTGTCTGCCGGTCAGGTGCTCGTGGGCACGTTCTGGATTCTACCGTTGGCCTATTTCATACGAAACATCCCGCTCATCGTACGCGCAACCACGGCCGCGCTGGATGGTATGGACGACTCGCTGGTTGAGGCATCGGCGGATCTGGGCGCCCGGCCGCGAATGACATTCCGGCGGGTTGTGCTTCCTCTGATCCTGCCGGGTGTTCTCGCAGGAACGCTACTCACGTTCGTTGCCGCCCTGGGCGAGTTCGTCTCGTCCATCATGCTCTATGTATACTCGAACAGGCCGATCAGTGTCGAAATTCTCGCTCAGCTTCGGCTGTTTGATTTCGGCTCCGCCGCTGCGTACAGCGTACTTCTGATGATCATGGTTGTGATCGCGTCGTTGTCGACCAGGTTGCTCAGCCGGGGAAGGAGTCAATTGGGCGAGGCATTCCTCTAG
- a CDS encoding saccharopine dehydrogenase — protein sequence MKFTIIGAGAIGSRIADELVRREEVDEVHVCDAGSRALKLLHETVDSPKVRSYQVDGRDERILRPIIRGSNCVIGCADPELNPLMAALSIDEGSHFCDMGGSGGILHQEMSLNDEARNRGVWVLPSCGLAPGLINLLCLLGVEQFDEVEAVHLRVGDVPLHPEPPFNFRLSVSAKKLIDDYSMPAHLLRDGKIVEVEPLSHVEDIYFPPPFGQLEAFCTAGTLNTLATELQGRVKTLDLKTVRWPGHASQMEFLLGLGFGEKRIIDVRTHLTYNDVLVRRLQQKLGGEHEDAVLLRTCIAGKKDGQDKTLVYEMIERYDQANHVTAMRKCTSIPTATIAYMLATGTLEGGGVAPPETVLPKRVVLDELNRIGLTIDERWYDGFAAATDPDGLKHSMASVQTP from the coding sequence GTGAAGTTTACCATTATCGGAGCCGGTGCGATCGGGTCTCGAATCGCCGACGAGCTGGTGCGCCGCGAGGAGGTGGATGAGGTCCATGTATGTGATGCGGGCTCACGGGCGCTGAAACTCCTGCACGAAACGGTGGACAGTCCGAAGGTCCGATCGTATCAGGTTGACGGGCGCGACGAACGGATCCTTAGGCCGATCATCCGCGGCAGCAATTGCGTGATCGGATGCGCAGATCCCGAACTGAACCCGCTGATGGCGGCGCTGAGCATAGACGAGGGAAGCCATTTCTGCGATATGGGGGGAAGCGGTGGCATTCTGCATCAGGAGATGAGTCTCAACGACGAAGCACGAAACAGGGGCGTCTGGGTGCTGCCGAGCTGCGGCCTCGCGCCTGGACTCATCAATCTCCTATGCCTGCTCGGTGTCGAGCAGTTTGACGAGGTCGAAGCGGTTCACCTGAGGGTGGGAGACGTCCCGCTCCATCCCGAGCCGCCGTTCAATTTTCGGCTGAGCGTTTCGGCCAAGAAGTTGATCGATGATTACAGTATGCCGGCCCACCTGCTTCGCGATGGAAAGATTGTGGAGGTCGAGCCGCTATCGCACGTCGAGGACATCTACTTCCCTCCTCCTTTTGGACAGCTTGAAGCGTTTTGTACCGCCGGCACGCTCAACACGCTGGCGACCGAACTTCAGGGTCGTGTCAAAACGCTGGATCTAAAAACAGTGAGATGGCCCGGTCATGCGAGCCAGATGGAATTCCTGCTTGGCCTGGGCTTTGGTGAGAAGCGCATCATCGACGTGCGTACGCACCTGACATATAACGACGTCCTCGTTCGCCGACTGCAGCAGAAACTGGGTGGTGAACACGAAGACGCGGTCCTTCTGCGAACGTGTATCGCCGGAAAGAAGGACGGCCAGGATAAGACGCTCGTTTATGAGATGATCGAGCGATACGATCAGGCGAATCATGTGACTGCGATGCGCAAGTGTACGAGCATTCCGACTGCTACGATCGCCTATATGCTAGCGACAGGAACGCTTGAAGGCGGTGGCGTGGCGCCGCCGGAAACAGTTCTGCCGAAACGCGTCGTATTGGACGAACTCAATCGGATCGGGTTGACCATCGATGAAAGGTGGTACGATGGTTTTGCCGCTGCGACCGATCCGGACGGACTGAAGCACTCGATGGCTTCGGTTCAGACCCCGTAG
- a CDS encoding SDR family oxidoreductase, giving the protein MDRIDLTSKRIVITGGGGRLGARMVEEFAGRGADVVALVVSDAEARRVPQVSGGSVTVKRADLIVESSVVACFEEIGDEFGRIDALVHTVGMWSASPLLQTTQEDWDLMLQVNLTSTFLCFREAVRLIKSGRGTLVGISSRQGVDGGVAEQSAYSAAKAGVARLVESVAAEFGSSDIFAHAIAPSTIRFDGEGGGVHASDIVDLVAYLIVHGAALSGSTLRAYGV; this is encoded by the coding sequence ATGGACCGGATTGATCTTACATCGAAGCGTATCGTGATTACTGGAGGAGGCGGACGTCTCGGGGCGCGTATGGTCGAGGAGTTTGCGGGTCGCGGCGCCGACGTCGTCGCGCTGGTTGTATCGGACGCCGAGGCGCGTCGCGTACCGCAAGTCTCCGGCGGGTCCGTGACCGTAAAGCGTGCCGACCTTATCGTCGAGTCCAGTGTAGTCGCGTGCTTCGAGGAAATCGGGGACGAATTTGGCCGGATTGATGCGCTTGTCCATACCGTTGGGATGTGGTCAGCATCACCACTTCTGCAGACCACCCAGGAAGACTGGGATCTCATGCTGCAGGTCAACCTGACGTCGACATTCCTCTGTTTCAGGGAGGCCGTGCGCCTCATCAAGTCAGGACGCGGGACGCTCGTCGGCATCAGTTCGCGACAGGGTGTAGACGGCGGCGTCGCGGAGCAGTCTGCGTACTCAGCAGCGAAAGCCGGGGTTGCTCGTCTCGTCGAGTCCGTGGCAGCCGAGTTTGGCAGTAGCGATATCTTCGCTCATGCTATTGCCCCGTCGACCATCCGTTTCGACGGCGAGGGCGGAGGCGTACATGCCAGTGACATCGTTGACCTTGTCGCCTATTTGATCGTTCACGGTGCCGCGCTGTCCGGCTCAACTCTCCGGGCCTACGGGGTCTGA